Proteins encoded by one window of Salvia splendens isolate huo1 chromosome 7, SspV2, whole genome shotgun sequence:
- the LOC121810389 gene encoding uncharacterized protein LOC121810389, protein MEGAEVEKKGSNECMEGYDRDRIPSSVFSRKSGTQWSGTSGDSLFSIHMGSSSFSNDYAIINDNKSTELPRLDEWPAPAHDHELSVSLPPVMEQEEGSLHSQESSSQPPNKHAISQTPVTPSISPTLNSKISDASNTSFAFPV, encoded by the coding sequence ATGGAAGGTGCAGAGGTTGAGAAGAAAGGAAGCAATGAATGTATGGAGGGGTACGATCGAGACCGCATCCCTTCATCTGTATTCTCAAGGAAATCAGGAACGCAGTGGAGCGGCACCTCAGGCGACTCCTTGTTCAGCATTCATATGGGGAGCAGCAGCTTCTCCAACGACTACGCCATCATCAACGACAATAAATCCACCGAGCTACCGCGCCTCGACGAATGGCCTGCTCCTGCTCATGATCATGAACTCTCTGTCTCCCTTCCTCCGGTCATGGAGCAAGAAGAAGGCAGCCTCCACTCCCAAGAGTCCTCGTCTCAACCCCCCAACAAACACGCCATAAGCCAAACCCCCGTCACACCATCTATTAGCCCCACGCTTAATTCTAAGATTTCCGATGCCAGCAACACCTCCTTTGCATTTCCGGTGTAa